The following DNA comes from Teredinibacter haidensis.
ACGTGTTATCTAACGATTTTCATGTGCTGTGCTTGTCGTGAAAAAAGGAGGTTGTAGCGTTTCACGAATGCATTCAAACAAAACCTGTTAGGAGAAGAAAAATGATAAATAGGACGTTATTCATGGCCGCTGCCTCGTTGGTTGGGTTGGCAATGGCAAGTCAGCCGGTTGTTGCAAAAAAGGGTGGCGCAATGTCACACTATCAACATCATTGGAATATACCCGAGCACCTGTACATTCCACCGGCAAATGAGGGCGCGCGAGACCAGTTCAAAGCGTTGCTTAAAGAGGGTGAGTTCGAGGATGCAGGGTCGCTGGCGGCAATGATGACCACGCCGCAGTCTGTATGGCTGGTGGGATCGTCTGCCGATGAAATCAAGCAAACGGTTAGGCAGCACCTTTGGCAGGCGCGAATGCAGTTTAATGCCACGCCGGTTTTTGTTGTCTACAACATTCCTTTCCGTGATTGTGCATCTTACTCTGCGGGTGGCGCCACCAATGCCGACGAATACCTGGAATGGATAGACGCTATAGCTGAGACAATTGGCGAATCTAAAGCGAAAATTATGCTTGAACCTGATGGTTTGGGGATCATTCCGCACTACACGCCGTTGGGTAACGATTCCCCTGAGTGGTGTCAGCCCGATGAAGTGGACGCAGAAACCGCAGCGGATGAGCGCTTTTATATGATGACCGAAGCGGTCGAGCGTTTTAATGCTATGGGCAATGTTGATGTGTATCTCGATGCCACTCATGTGCGTTGGTTAGGGGTTGGCGATATTGCTGATCGTTTAAGCAAAGCGGGTATTGCTGATTCTGCGGGCTTTTTCCTAAATGCATCGAACTATCAGGCATCGGACCAGCTGATCAAATACGGCGAGTGGATTTCCTCTTGTCTCGCCTTTGCCAATAATGATGAAGAAGGCGGTTGGCGTTTGGGTCACTATGATTGGTGTGCTAGCCAGTACTACCCTGCGAATCTCGATGATACGAATACCTGGGTAGAAACGGACGACTGGTATGTGAGTAACCTGGGAACGGCGGAAGCTACAACACACTTTGTTATCGATACCAGCCGCAATGGTCAGGGCCGTTGGGTTGGCCCGGAAGATGCTCCCGGCGACGTGCAGGATTGGTGTAACCCTCCCGAGCGCGGCTTAGGTTTACGACCAACGCTGGATACCGGTATCGATCTGGTGGATGCTTATTTGTGGATCAAGATACCTGGTGAATCCGATGGCGAGTGCACTCGATGGGAACCCGCTGGATCACCTGACCCCGTTCGAGGTATTGACAACCCTCCCGCAGGCGCATGGTTCCCAGAGATGGCTCTGGAGTTGATTCGCAATGCCGAGGAAGGTGCTTTGCCGGAGTTTCCTTGGAAGAACTAATAGAGCCGCGAGTGATCGTGTAGACGTTTAGACCTGAGTAAAAGCCGCAACCTGCTGTTGCGGCTTTTTTCTTTGTTGGTGGTGGTAAGAAGGTGAAAATAGAGAGACTAGAATCATCCTCCGACAATGGTAACGCGGAGCAACCCCGTTGTGCCTGGTTGCTGGCGTCTATCAACCCGTCTGGATCATTACGGCTGTATGCGTCGGCCCTCAAAATAGAAGCGTTTATCCTGCGCCTCGCCCATCGAAAATGTTTTTCTCGGTAACGCGCCGTCAAAGATTACCGTTTTAAACAGAGCCTGTTTATCGATGGGTGGCAATAAAAATCCAATATTGCTCTCTTTCTCACCCAGCTGAATCGTTGTGCTCTCGCCGTGAATATAGTCGACATTGGCTTGAGGGTTATCTTTTAGATAATCGTCCAGAAACTGTTGCAGGCTTCCCGCCGCCAGCTGCTGTGCAGGTTTGTGAATAACGAGCGAGCCGCTGGTGTTGTGATAATGAAAGGGAATGGCTTGGGCGTCGGCGCTAAGGTTGGCAGGCTCGGCTTTCAATTCGGCCTGTTGATCGCGGTAGTAATCCAAAAAAGCGGCGATCAGTGCTTCGGGGTTTGTATTAAACACCACCCGGTGAATGGCCTCGAACTCCAGTGATGTGTCGTAGAGATTAACCAATTCCACCAGGGCATATCGGGCGGGGTGATCCGCAACGGCGTCAAAGCCCCGGTCGGCTTTCATCTGCTCCCATATTGCTCTCGCCGTAGCAAAGGAATGATTGCCATCACCCATGGCGTAGAGCAGGGGCTGCTGTTCTGGGCCGGTATCGTATTTTTCCTTGAAGCTGTCGGGTTGAGCGAGCTTTTCCAGGCTGGCGGCGAAGGCTACCAGCGCCTCGGGGGCGTCGATTAACTCGCCGCGCAGCTGACCACTGTTTTGCATCAGCTCGCATTGATAAACGGGTGTTGCCGACTGTTCGAACAGGGGTTCAATGACGGTTCTGTCGGGGTCGTCGATCAGTACCATAATGTGGGGGAACTCCAGCGCAGCGCCCTCGCGGATCTTGACGCGCGGCGGCAGGCGGTCAACAATGGTACCCTCGGTGGCACGAATCAGGGTTTGGCTGCCTTGCCGATAATCGTAGTGTTCCAGGTCCAGCGCAACGATCACGCCTTTGCGCTCACCGGTTGAGGTGCTGCGTCGACAGCGAATAAGGCTGCTTTTGTATTCCTCGAAAACGTCCTTTTGCAGGTAGGACTGCATGGTGCTTTGAATACCCTGAATAATGTCTTCGTTATTGCCACTTTCCAGCCATGCTTCCGGAAATACCATATGCCCGGTGGAGGGGCTGTCTGCAATGGCCTGTGCGACCTTTTGCCAGTAGTCCGGTTGGGAAGAGTATTGATCGCAGGCGACAACCGCCCAGTTTGTAGGGTCTATCGAGGGAGATGGCAGCAAAATGTCGGGGATTTGCAGGCCAATGGCATCAAATTTCATAGGCTGTTGTTTAGGTGGTAAATGGGTGCGCGAATTCTAACCTATGATAAGATCGTTGTTCTTTGATCTCCTACCAGTTGTACCTCTATGTCCGAATCTAAGTCCGCTTCCGCTGTAAATATTTCCGTATCTGAGCCTACAAGTTTTTGGCACAAACCAGAAAACCTCCTTTTAACCATGAGCTTTGTGATGTCATTTATGTTCGCCACCTGGCAGGTGTTGTTGAACAATTTTGTTATCGAGCGTGCAAACTTTACCGGTGTGGAAATAGGCATGCTGCAAAGCTTGAGGGAAGTGCCGGGCTTTCTGGCGTTTACGGCTGTTTTTGTACTGCTGATACTTCGAGAGCAATACTTTGCATTGCTCTCGATTGCGGTGATGGCGCTGGGAGTAGCTCTTACCGGCTTTTTTCCTTTTGCCATTGGGCTGTATTTAACCACTGTGGTCATGTCCATCGGCTTCCATTATTTCGAAACGATTAACAAATCTCTTACGTTGCAGTGGCTGTCAAAGGAAAATGCGCCGCAGTTTATGGGGCGTGCCTTGTCGGTAAGAGCGATTGCCAGTCTTTCCGCTTACGCGCTGATCTTTGTTGCGATGCATCAGCTGGGGGTAGATTACCAGTGGATGTACTTGCTGGCAGGAGCGAGCGGCCTGGTCGCGACATTGGTGATTGTGGCTAAATTCAAAAATTTTCATCCTCATGTAGAGCAGCACAAAAAATTGATTCTACGCAAACGCTATTGGCTTTATTACGCCCTGGTGTTTTTTAGTGGTGCGCGGCGGCAGATATTTGTGGTGTTTGCCGGATTTCTAATGGTAGAAAAGTTTGGCTACAGCGTGGGTGAAATTAGCGCGCTGTTTATTATTAACTATGTGTTTAATTTTTTCTTCGCTGCGCGCATAGGCAAATTTATTGGCGTTATTGGTGAGCGCAGAGCACTCATTATCGAGTACGTCGCGCTAATCCTAGTCTTTGTTGGGTATGCTTTTGTGACCAACGCGCACTTTGCCGCCGCGCTTTATGTTGTCGACCATCTCTTTTTTGCCTTCGCCATTGCCATTAGTACCTACTTCCAGAAAATAGCGGATAAAGCGGATATCGCCGCGACCGCCAGCGTCAGTTTTACCATTAACCATATTGCGGCGGTAGTGATTCCCGCGTTATTGGGTATTGTCTGGTTGACGTCGCACAGTGCGGTGTTTCTATTGGGGGCGGTGTTTGCTGTGCTGTCTTTGGTGATGGCTTTTAATATTCCCTCACAGCCAGGCCATAATAACGAAGTACTGGTAGGGCGAGTACCTCGATAAAAATCTACGGCGCTATTCTGCTTGCCAAAGCTGGAAGCGCTCAACCAAATTGAGAGTGAGGAGTAGTTCGCCAGTTGCACCAATGTGATGTTGGAATCTCCCTTGTCGGTAAGTTCAAAGGTCAGTTCAGTGACGGTCGATTTGGAATCTAGCGGATGGCGGATAACTGAAGGCGTATGCGTGTAAACGAACGCCCCATCTATTCGATGACAGGCTATTAAAGCCTTTAAAATAAAAGTGCTAATGACTAACAGCAACAAGGGATGAACGATGTTGTAATGTCGATTTTCCGTTGTGGTAGATCGGTCGATATTCATCAGGCTGGCTAGAGTTTATATCGTTGTTGGGGAGAAACCTTAATCCTCAAACATGGACGGTGTTTTTCCACGCATTCATTTTTGAGCTTCGCTGCCTTTGGCAATGTGATATCGGCGAGATTTTCTTGCCGTATAGAGGCTGTCCAGCGAATAAATCGCCAGCGCCACCCAAATGCAGACAAAAGTCATTGCTTTCTGCCAGACAAGGACTTCATCAAACCAGCCTATGGCAGTGATTAACACGATGGTGGGCGCGAGATATTGTATAAACCCCATGGTGGAATAATTTAATCGGTTAACGCCTGCGGCGAAAAGTATAAGTGGAATACTGGTTACCGGGCCCGCCGCTAGCAGTAAAAAAGCAAAGCTGGTTTCATTACTGGCGATACGCAGGGATTCCGCCGGGGTAAAAAAATAAAAATAGAGCAGCATTGGCAGCAGTAGCAGAAGTGTTTCAATAAACAGCCCCTCCAGTGCGCTCACGCGTATTAATTTGCGCATAAGTCCATAGGCGCCAAAAGAAAAAGCGAGTGTTAAGGCGATCACGGGAATTTCTCCAAGCGTGATCATTTGCAGGCCAACACCGGTAAAAGCCAAGGCGACAGCGAGCCATTGTAGCCGCCGCAGTTTCTCACCCAAAAATAATAAACCGAATAACACGTTGATGAGTGGGTTGATGTAATAACCCAGGCTGGTTTCCAGCAGGTGACCGTGGTTGGTTGCCCAGATAAATACCACCCAGTTAATAGCCACAAAACCGGCCGCTGCACCGAGGATAAGCAGGGTTTTGGGTGAGCGGAAGTAGGGTGCTAGTTGTGGCAAACGCTTTAATACTACGAGTATCAGCCCGACAAACAATGCAGACCAAACAATACGGTGAACAAGCAGCTCCCCCGCAGGTATTCGGCCAAATAGCTTGAAATAGAGGGGGACAAAGCCCCAGCAGGTATAGGCGGAGATGGCAAAGAGAAGTCCCCTGCGAGTTTCTTGAGGCATAGTATTACGGCTTGGCTAAAGTGGGCGTTGAACTCATGCTGTAGAGCATATAGTGTTTCCCGCTCGTTATAATAGCCGCCGAGCCATTCTGGCTGCTTTTTGTCATATTCAGGTTAACGATAAATGAATAATCCGGGTTGGTTCGTGTATATGGTGTGCTGCCAGGATAAATCGCTCTACACCGGCGTTACTACCGATGTTGAGCGCCGGGCCGGGGAGCATAACAGCGCAAACAAGGGCGCGCGCTATACGCGGGCGCGGCAGCCGGTGGAGCTGGTGTACTACGAAGCGGCGGAATCCCGCTCTCTGGCCTGCCGGCGTGAGTCAGAAATTAAACGGCTGTCGCGCAAAGCCAAGTTGGCTTTGATCTCTTCAACTATCATTAACACATAATTTCCGTACAATGGCGCCCCCCAAACTTTCGCAGAGATTCTTAGCTGATGATAAGCACTTTCGTTTTAGGTCAACGTTGGGTAGTCGATTCCGAGCCCGAGCTGGGATTGGGTATCGTCACGGGGGTGCAAGGTCGTACAGTTTCGATCTTTTTCGAGCAGGGAGATTGCGAGCGAAATTATGCCGTTGCCCAGGCACCGCTTACCCGTATCCTGTTTTCTGAGGGAGATGAGATATCCCTGGCCAAGGGTGAAAGCGCCGTTGTAAAAGCTGTTCACGAGCAAAACGGCCTGCTCATTTATGATATTGGCACTGAGCAGCTGATACCGGAGACGCAACTGTCCTCTGAAGTGAGCTTGAATCAACCGCTCGTGCGTTTGCTTACCGGCCAGCTGGACGCGCCTAAGTGGTTTTATTTCCGTCGCAAATTGGATGAGGCCGTGAGCAAAACCTGGCAGTCGCGCCTCGGTGGTTTGCTGGGGGTGCGCGCCAACCTAATTTCCCATCAATTATATGTCGCTTGGATGGCCTGCGAGCGCGAAAAAGTACGTGTGCTGCTGGCCGATGAAGTGGGTTTGGGTAAAACCATCGAAGCGGGCATGATCCTTAGCCGCATGCTGAAATTTGAGCGGGTCGAGCGCGCTCTTATATTAGTGCCGGATGCCTTACAGGTACAGTGGCTGGTTGAGCTGGTGCGCAAGTTCGCGCTGGTGCCGACCCTCTACGCAGGGGAAGAGCACGATTTCGTCAGTGGCCAGATCCATATTGTTCCCCACAGCATTGCCGAGCATATTGCCCCGCAACTTCTGGAGGCGGAATTTGATATCACCATTGTCGATGAAGCCCACCATATTCTGCCAGACAGTGAAGCCTTCGGTTGCCTGCAGCAGTTATCGCTGAGCAGCGACCACTTGGTATTGCTAACCGCCACTCCAGAACAGTTGGGCGCCGAAAGCCATTTTGCCCGTTTACAGCTGCTGGATCCGGCCAAGTTCACCAGCCTGGAAAACCTGCGTGCAGCGGAAGCTGAGTACCAGCAATTGAACGAGCGCATCCGAGCATTGCCGCAGGGCCGCGAGCAACTGATAGACGACTACCATTTGCCCGCAGGTGCCAGCGACGAGGAGCTGGTAGATGAATTACTGGATGTACACGGCGTTGGCCGGGTGATGTTCCGTAATGTGCGCTCGGCGATCGCTGGTTTTCCTAAGCGAATGGCGACACCTCATCTATTGGAAGATGATAGCTGGCCGGTGAAATTCGAGTGGTTGGCACAGTGGATAAAGCAGCAGGGTAGCGAAAAAATTCTGGTGATTTGTCACAGCATAGAGCAGGTTAAGGATTGCGAGAGCTTTCTTTGGCAAAAGCATGGCATTGACGCAGCACTCTTCCACGAAGAGCAAAACCTGATAGAGCGCGATAAGGCCGCCGCCTACTTTGCCGACCTGGACGAGGGCAGCCAGATTCTGATTTGCTCTGAAATCGGCAGTGAAGGCCGCAACTTTCAGTTCAGTTGTCACTTGGTGTGCATGGATTTGCCAGAGCATCCGGATTTGCTGGAGCAGCGCATTGGCCGCTTGGATCGTATCGGTCAAAACCGCGATGTAAACATTCATATTCCCTACGGACCACAGTCGAAAACTGCCCTTCAGCTACATTGGTATCACCATGTACTGCACTGTATCGAACAGCAAAACCCTGCCGCCGGTCAGGTGCATGATGAGATTGTTGAGCGGCACAGTGAGGCGCTTGAATTCTACAGTGAGGAAGTACTTACTTCTGATCTGGAGCAGGAATGCATGGATAAGGTCGAGTTGCTGCAGCGGGAAATTCAGCTGGGACGCGATGCACTGCTGGAAATGAATAGCTGCCGTCAACCCTTTGCTGATGAGTTGGCGGACAAAATAACCCTGTTCGAACAGGACACTCCTCTGGAATTGATCGAGATGGCCAGCGACCTGTTCAATTTTCATTTTGAGGGCACCTACGAAGGTATCTACAGTCTTATTCCCTCGGATAAAATGCTGATTCCTGCGCTGCCTGGGATTCCCGGAGAGGGCACCGAGCTAACCTTCTCGCGCGATATTGCCAATCGTCGGGAAGACCTGCAATTTATGAGTTGGGATTCGCCTTTCGTTATCGGTTTGTGGGAGATGTTGCACCATTCGGATCTCGGTTCTGCTTCCGTGGCGACCCTGCCCAGCAAGCAATTGCCCTCAGGCCACTGCTTGCTGGAAGTGTGTTTCGATCTGGTGATCCAATCCAAGCATTCTGCTGCCTGTTTACCCTTTCTAAACAGCCATTCTGTTCGCTCTTTGGTGTTGGATATCAGCGATAAAAACCTCGCTGCATTACTACCGGAAGCTTCGTTACAGAAGACAATTGAGCCGGTGAAGAAATTTCTTGCCAGGGATGTGGTGAAATCTCGAAAAAATGAAATAGGTGATTGGTATAAAAAAGCGGAAGCCTTTGCAGAAGTTGAAAAAGCCAGCCTCTTAGAGCAAGCCTCGGCGCGGGCAAACCGCTTCTTTGACGCAGAGACCAGTCGCCTGCAAAACCTCGCGCGACATAATGCGGGTGTGGATATCCGGGAAGTAGAGATGTTGCATCAACGCCAGATTGATATCGTGGGCGCACTGGAAGAGCAGACTCAATTGCAGCTTTCGGCAGCAAGGTTAATTGTGATTACAGGCTAAAACGCACTGCTGTTTGGGGGCTCCTCATCCCAGCGTGAAAGAGGGCAATGCCTTTGTTGGAGGCTGGCGGTGTAATTTGCCTATTGCGCTGGCCCCCAAATAAAAACTCCTACCTCCTCACATATTCTATCTAAACTCGAGCACAATTCAGGCAATTACTGGTTAGAATTCATGCTTTCTTCCGGTTGCCTTGCAAACGGTTACATTGTAGTTTTACACCCCTGTTCTTAACGAGCAGATATTTACAGGCACCTGAATAACAATAATAGCGACAGGGTGGCATGAGCAGGGTACGGCTTTCGATCCAGTGGTCATGGTGTTTTTTAGTCTCAGTAGGCACCAGTACGGTAGAGAATGTGTCCCTTTTCAACGGATAACCTTTGTTAGCCCTTGGGCTGATTAGCTCCAAGGCGCGTATATCGCCAAACTTCTTTTCCCTCAACTAGCTGTATCTCGTATGGGGTAGGCCGTGCTTTGCCTGTGGCTTGTGCCGCCGAAAGAAGGAGTGCGCTATCGTGCTTTTGGGTGGGTAATTCGGCACCGTCAGTGAAGCCTCGTTAGACAGGTGTTTTTTTCGGGAACCTTTTAGTTGGTACGGCGAATATAGCGCCGGGTAGAGGCCCCTCATCAGTAGTGAACAAGGAGTCAATTATAATGACCACCAACTTCTTCAAACGTTGTACTGCGCATCTCACCAAAACCTGCGGTGTGGCGGCAGTGACAATGGCTATGGCAGCTAACAGCTGGGCTGGCTTTTCTGTATCCGGCACCCAGTTACTGGACGCTAATGGCAACAATTTTATTATGCGTGGTGTAAACCATGCCCACGCCTGGTATAGCGGTGAAACTGGTTCTATTGCCGACATCGCCAATACCGGGGCCAACACGATTCGCGTTGTATTAAGTAACGGCGACCAGTGGACGCGTAATAGCGAATCCGATGTTGCTAATATTATTTCGCTTTGTAAGCAAAACCAGGTGATTTGTGTGCTGGAAGTACACGATGCCACCGGTGGTGGAGAAGAAAGTGCAGCGGGTACTATTGCCAGCGCGGCCCAGTACTGGGTGGCGATTGCGGGTGCGCTGCAGGGTCAGGAAGACTACATTATTATCAATATTGCCAACGAGCCTGTCGGGAATAATCAAGCCGATTCCATGTGGATAGGCGATCATCGCGCGGCTATTCAGACCCTGCGAAACGCCGGCCTGACTCATACGCTGATGGTGGACGCTCCCAACTGGGGACAGGACTGGGACAATGTGATGTATAACAATGCCTCAGAGGTTGCAGCAGCGGATACCTTGGGTAACACCATGTTTAGTGTTCACATGTATGAGGTTTACCAGGATCGTGCTACCGTTGAAAACTATATAACTGGCTTTATGAGCAACCATAACCTACCGATTATTGTCGGCGAGTTTGGTGCTGATCACCAGGGTACCTTTGTTGATGCCGATTCCATTATGGCGGTGTCCCAGCAAAACGGTACGGGATACCTGGGTTGGAGTTGGTCTGGTAACGGCGATTGCTGTACTGCGCTTGATATCGTCAATAACTTTAACGCCGGTAGCCTCAGTACCTGGGGTGACCGTCTTATCAACGGTACGGATGGTATTGCGCAGACCTCTCAGCGTGCTTCTATCTTTGGCGGAACATCTTCCAGCTCTTCTTCAAGCAGCTCCAGTTCTTCTAGTAGCTCTTCCTCGTCTTCAAGTTCTAGTTCCAGCAGTAGCTCCAGTTCTTCCAGTAGCTCAAACGGGCAATGCGAAGATGTGTGCCAGTGGTATAACGAGGGGACTTATCCACTCTGTACCAATGCTAGTGGTTGGGGTTGGGAAGATGGCCAGAGCTGTATTGGGCTCA
Coding sequences within:
- a CDS encoding glycoside hydrolase family 6 protein, which encodes MINRTLFMAAASLVGLAMASQPVVAKKGGAMSHYQHHWNIPEHLYIPPANEGARDQFKALLKEGEFEDAGSLAAMMTTPQSVWLVGSSADEIKQTVRQHLWQARMQFNATPVFVVYNIPFRDCASYSAGGATNADEYLEWIDAIAETIGESKAKIMLEPDGLGIIPHYTPLGNDSPEWCQPDEVDAETAADERFYMMTEAVERFNAMGNVDVYLDATHVRWLGVGDIADRLSKAGIADSAGFFLNASNYQASDQLIKYGEWISSCLAFANNDEEGGWRLGHYDWCASQYYPANLDDTNTWVETDDWYVSNLGTAEATTHFVIDTSRNGQGRWVGPEDAPGDVQDWCNPPERGLGLRPTLDTGIDLVDAYLWIKIPGESDGECTRWEPAGSPDPVRGIDNPPAGAWFPEMALELIRNAEEGALPEFPWKN
- a CDS encoding MFS transporter — encoded protein: MSESKSASAVNISVSEPTSFWHKPENLLLTMSFVMSFMFATWQVLLNNFVIERANFTGVEIGMLQSLREVPGFLAFTAVFVLLILREQYFALLSIAVMALGVALTGFFPFAIGLYLTTVVMSIGFHYFETINKSLTLQWLSKENAPQFMGRALSVRAIASLSAYALIFVAMHQLGVDYQWMYLLAGASGLVATLVIVAKFKNFHPHVEQHKKLILRKRYWLYYALVFFSGARRQIFVVFAGFLMVEKFGYSVGEISALFIINYVFNFFFAARIGKFIGVIGERRALIIEYVALILVFVGYAFVTNAHFAAALYVVDHLFFAFAIAISTYFQKIADKADIAATASVSFTINHIAAVVIPALLGIVWLTSHSAVFLLGAVFAVLSLVMAFNIPSQPGHNNEVLVGRVPR
- the rarD gene encoding EamA family transporter RarD; this encodes MPQETRRGLLFAISAYTCWGFVPLYFKLFGRIPAGELLVHRIVWSALFVGLILVVLKRLPQLAPYFRSPKTLLILGAAAGFVAINWVVFIWATNHGHLLETSLGYYINPLINVLFGLLFLGEKLRRLQWLAVALAFTGVGLQMITLGEIPVIALTLAFSFGAYGLMRKLIRVSALEGLFIETLLLLLPMLLYFYFFTPAESLRIASNETSFAFLLLAAGPVTSIPLILFAAGVNRLNYSTMGFIQYLAPTIVLITAIGWFDEVLVWQKAMTFVCIWVALAIYSLDSLYTARKSRRYHIAKGSEAQK
- a CDS encoding cellulase family glycosylhydrolase: MAMAANSWAGFSVSGTQLLDANGNNFIMRGVNHAHAWYSGETGSIADIANTGANTIRVVLSNGDQWTRNSESDVANIISLCKQNQVICVLEVHDATGGGEESAAGTIASAAQYWVAIAGALQGQEDYIIINIANEPVGNNQADSMWIGDHRAAIQTLRNAGLTHTLMVDAPNWGQDWDNVMYNNASEVAAADTLGNTMFSVHMYEVYQDRATVENYITGFMSNHNLPIIVGEFGADHQGTFVDADSIMAVSQQNGTGYLGWSWSGNGDCCTALDIVNNFNAGSLSTWGDRLINGTDGIAQTSQRASIFGGTSSSSSSSSSSSSSSSSSSSSSSSSSSSSSSSSSNGQCEDVCQWYNEGTYPLCTNASGWGWEDGQSCIGLSTCESQGGGNGGVVSSCSSSSSSSSSSSSSSSSSSSSSSSSSSSSSSSSSSSSSSSSSATGQQCNWYGTLTPVCANQDSGWGYENSQSCIGAITCESQSGDGGLVGGDTSSSSSSSSSSSSVSSSSSSSSTGGVCNWYGSEYPLCTSTSSGWGWENNQSCIAPSTCNSQ
- a CDS encoding DUF1015 domain-containing protein, with amino-acid sequence MKFDAIGLQIPDILLPSPSIDPTNWAVVACDQYSSQPDYWQKVAQAIADSPSTGHMVFPEAWLESGNNEDIIQGIQSTMQSYLQKDVFEEYKSSLIRCRRSTSTGERKGVIVALDLEHYDYRQGSQTLIRATEGTIVDRLPPRVKIREGAALEFPHIMVLIDDPDRTVIEPLFEQSATPVYQCELMQNSGQLRGELIDAPEALVAFAASLEKLAQPDSFKEKYDTGPEQQPLLYAMGDGNHSFATARAIWEQMKADRGFDAVADHPARYALVELVNLYDTSLEFEAIHRVVFNTNPEALIAAFLDYYRDQQAELKAEPANLSADAQAIPFHYHNTSGSLVIHKPAQQLAAGSLQQFLDDYLKDNPQANVDYIHGESTTIQLGEKESNIGFLLPPIDKQALFKTVIFDGALPRKTFSMGEAQDKRFYFEGRRIQP
- a CDS encoding helicase-related protein is translated as MISTFVLGQRWVVDSEPELGLGIVTGVQGRTVSIFFEQGDCERNYAVAQAPLTRILFSEGDEISLAKGESAVVKAVHEQNGLLIYDIGTEQLIPETQLSSEVSLNQPLVRLLTGQLDAPKWFYFRRKLDEAVSKTWQSRLGGLLGVRANLISHQLYVAWMACEREKVRVLLADEVGLGKTIEAGMILSRMLKFERVERALILVPDALQVQWLVELVRKFALVPTLYAGEEHDFVSGQIHIVPHSIAEHIAPQLLEAEFDITIVDEAHHILPDSEAFGCLQQLSLSSDHLVLLTATPEQLGAESHFARLQLLDPAKFTSLENLRAAEAEYQQLNERIRALPQGREQLIDDYHLPAGASDEELVDELLDVHGVGRVMFRNVRSAIAGFPKRMATPHLLEDDSWPVKFEWLAQWIKQQGSEKILVICHSIEQVKDCESFLWQKHGIDAALFHEEQNLIERDKAAAYFADLDEGSQILICSEIGSEGRNFQFSCHLVCMDLPEHPDLLEQRIGRLDRIGQNRDVNIHIPYGPQSKTALQLHWYHHVLHCIEQQNPAAGQVHDEIVERHSEALEFYSEEVLTSDLEQECMDKVELLQREIQLGRDALLEMNSCRQPFADELADKITLFEQDTPLELIEMASDLFNFHFEGTYEGIYSLIPSDKMLIPALPGIPGEGTELTFSRDIANRREDLQFMSWDSPFVIGLWEMLHHSDLGSASVATLPSKQLPSGHCLLEVCFDLVIQSKHSAACLPFLNSHSVRSLVLDISDKNLAALLPEASLQKTIEPVKKFLARDVVKSRKNEIGDWYKKAEAFAEVEKASLLEQASARANRFFDAETSRLQNLARHNAGVDIREVEMLHQRQIDIVGALEEQTQLQLSAARLIVITG
- a CDS encoding GIY-YIG nuclease family protein — translated: MNNPGWFVYMVCCQDKSLYTGVTTDVERRAGEHNSANKGARYTRARQPVELVYYEAAESRSLACRRESEIKRLSRKAKLALISSTIINT